A window of Candidatus Hydrogenedentota bacterium genomic DNA:
CGACGGCTGGCAGCAGGAACGATTTCCACAAAACGACTTCTACAACATGGAAATCGAGCGGGAACTTGACGCATCCGGCAGGCAAATGACCATCGAAATCGAATATCCCGAACGGGTGGTCAAAGCGCGGATTTGGCGGTGCCAGGTCGGCCGGGTTCCGCTGTATCTGCTCGATTGTGATTTCGACGCGAACCACGAGGATGATCGCGAATTGACCGCGCGCCTGTACCAGGGCGACCGCGACATGCGCATTCGGCAGGAGATCATGCTCGGCATGGGCGCGGTGAAGACCATGCGAGCACTTGGCCTCAAACCGACCGTTTATCACATGAACGAGGGCCACGCCGCCTTCATGACGTTGCAACGCATTCATGATCTCGTCCAGAAGGAAGGATTGACTTTCCGCCAGGCGGCGGAAGCCGTCAAAACGGGCAGCGTGTTTACAACCCATACGCCCGTCCCGGCCGGCAACGATATGTTCGCTCCCGAAATGATAGCGCACTATTTTTCAAAATATTGCGCGGATGTGGGTATTTCGATGGATGAACTGCTTGCGTTGGGCCGGCAAAACCCGCGCGATCCCCGCGAACCGTTCTGCATGACCGTGCTGGCCATTAAACTTTCGACCTTTTCCAACGGCGTGAGCAAACTCCACGGGGAAGTGGCGCGCGCCATGTGGATGCGGATATGGGACGGCATCCCCGTCAACGAAGTTCCCGTCACTTCAATTACGAATGGCGTCCATATTCCCTTTTGGATTTCACGCGATCTGGCCATCCTTTACGATCGCTACATCGGTCCCGAATGGATTTCCAACCCGGACGATCAGACGGTCTGGAAACGGATTGACGATGTGCCCGACGCGGAACTCTGGCGCACGCACGAGCGCCGCCGCGAACGCCTTGTCAGTTTCGCCCGCCGCAGGGTCGTCGCCCAGATGCAGCACCGCGGGGCGCCGTCGGCCGAAGTGGCCGCGGCCAACGAAGCCTTGGACGCGGAGGTCCTGACCATCGGATTTGCACGGCGCTTCGCGACCTACAAGCGGGCAACATTGCTCCTCATGGATGAAGAACGCCTGGTGCGCCTGATGACCAACGAGCATCAGCCCGTGCAAATCATCATAGCCGGCAAGGCGCATCCCCAAGATTCGCAGGCCAAGGAACTCATCCGACGAATTATCCATTTCGCGCGGCGTCCCGAAATCCGAAACCGGCTCGTCTTTATCGAAAACTACGACATAAACGTCGCGCGTTACATGGTGCAGGGGGTTGACTGCTGGCTCAATACGCCGAGGCGTCCCCTGGAAGCCAGCGGGACCAGCGGCATGAAGGCCGCCGCCAACGGGGCGCTTAATATCAGTGTCCTCGACGGATGGTGGTGCGAAGCCGAATCGCTCGGCGAAAACGGCTGGAGCATCGGACGGGGCGAAGCCTATTCCGATCCCAACGAGCAGGATCATGTCGAAAGCGAGGCCTTGTACGAAATTCTCGAAAAAGAGATCGTGCCCATGTTTTATGAACGCGCACGCGACGGACTGCCCCGCCGCTGGATCGCGCGAATGAAGAACGCCATCCGGACCATTTGCCCCATATTCAACACGAACCGCATGGTCCAAGAATACACGGAGCGCTTTTATATTCCCTGCACGCTACGGCGAAATATTCTCCGTGCCGACAAGCGCAAGCGTTCCCTGGCCCTGTCCGCATGGAAACAAAAAATCGAGACCTGCTGGGAACGCGTGCATTTCACCCATATCACCACCGGGCCGACCGAAAATCTCGCCTATGGTTCGTCGCTCGATGTAACCGCGGAAATCTATCTCGACGAACTCGACAAGGACGATGTCGTTGTCGAACTGTATTACGGCGATCTCGACCCGGCCGATCATATTCCCGAAGGCAGCACTGTGGAAATGCGCTGCACCAAGGAACTTGGCGAGCGAACATGGCGTTTCGACGGCGCCATTCCCTGCACAAAGACGGGCCGCCTCGGGTTCATGGTGCGCGCGATTCCCCATCATCGTGATTTGGCCAATAAACACGAGACCACCCGCATCGTCTGGGCTTGACATCGTTTGCGCGGAATGTAAAAAAATGGTATCGGCGATCGAAGGCGATTAGTGCCCGGCCATTTGCAGTATGTTGCGGATTACATAGTGGTACAGAGAAATCACGTAGTAATTTACCCATCCCCGGACCCACGGCGAGAGCACGTATATCGCGCCCAACACCGCCGCCATCGCCACCCAGTTGCCCAGCAGGCGGCCAAAGATCCGCTGGGCGAATCCCAGAAAATCCATGATCATCGCCAGCAGTTTTTCGCCGGCCTTGCGCAATGCCCAAGTCAGATCGTTTTCGGTGACGATCCCATGGCTTCGGCTGGCCAGGCCATCGGGCGCGCATTGCAAGCAAAGCTGCGTCTGGCCGACCTGCACGATGCCGCCCGCGCGCACGATGCGTGAAATCATCATGCCCGCTTTCTTGCCGTCCACCACAACGGGGGCCGTATCCACGCGCCGGATGCGGTATCCTTCCGGCACCACGGTCGCCAGCGCGTGAACCGCCTTTACGGCCGGATCGAGCCGCACGTTCACGGCGCAACTTGTGTCGCCGCCGATATAAAACGGCGCGCGAACCACCGGGAAACTGGTTCCGTCTTCCGGGCCGTTCACGATGATGAAACAGTCGTCGTAACTTGTCATGCGAATCAGGCTCCCCCGTTCATGGAAGGCGCATCCTTCCGAAACGTCAACTTGCCGTCTTCCATCACGACATGAATCGTGTCGCCGGCCTGGAATTTCCCGTCAATCATCATGTCGCTGACCGGCGAAATGATCAACCGGCTGACCGCGCGGCGAAGTTCGCGGGCGCCGTATTCGGGACTGTAGCCTTCCTTCGCCAGATGCTCGTAGGCCCGCTGATAGACTCTCAGACCGATGTTTTTTTCCTTGAGCCGGTTCTGCAAATCACGCAGCGACAATTGCAAAATGCTGCGCACGTCCTCGAATAGCAGCGGATAGAATGGAATGATTTCGTCTATCCGGTTGATGAACTCCGGGCGAAAATGGCCACGAAGTTCTTCCATGAGTTGCTTGCGATCGGCGTCGGATTCAGACCGCCGAAGGATTTCCGCACCGATGTTGGATGTCAGGATGATGAAGCAATTTTTAAAATTGATGTCGCGCCCATGCGAGTCCTTCAGGCGTCCCTCGTCGAATATGGGAAGGAAAATGTCGAAAATGCGTGGATGCGCCTTCTCGATTTCGTCGAAGAGCAATATCGAGAACGGGGCGTTGCGCACGGCGGCGCTCAACCGCCCTTCCTCGTCGGCCCCGACATAACCGGGCGGCGCGCCCAGCAATCTCGATACGGTATGTTCCTCGGTATACTCGGACATGTCGAACGTAATTAAATGATTGACCGAACCAAAAAGCGCATCGGCCAGCAGTTTGGCGAGTTGGGTCTTTCCGACGCCCGACGGTCCGAGGAACAACATCACGCCCTGGGGCCGGTTAGGATCGGCCAAACCGGCGCGCGATTGCTTGACCGCCGCCACGGCTTTCGATACGGCCTCGTCCTGTCCAATAAGTTGCTGCTTGAGACGCCGTTCGAGATCGCTCAGGAACAACCGCTCCTGCGAGGTCATTTCCTCGATGGGAATCGAGGTCAATTGGCTGACGACCTTGCGAATGTCGTGTGGCGTGACCTTTTCCTGGCCTCCCGCGCCGGGCAGCATCGTGCCTTGCAGCATAGCCGGATTGTTCGCCGCGGCGATGACTTTGAGGCGGTACCGCGCACAGGCCTGATCAAGCACGTCAATGGCCTTGTCCGGCAGATTGCGGTTGGGCATATAGCGCTGCGTCAATGCCACGGCCGCCTCGATGGCGCGGCTGCTGATCTTGACACGATGGTGATTTTCAAGCGACGGCCGCAATTTCGCCAACACCTGCAGGGTTGCAGATTCGGACAATTGCTCGACGCGGACCATCTGGAATCGCCGTTCGATGGCGGGATCCTTTTCGACGAACTTGCGGTATTCGTTGAGCGTGGTCGCGCCGATGCAGCGCAATTCTCCGCGGGCAAGGGCCGGCTTGAGCAGATTCGCCACGTCCATCGAATCGCCGTCCGTCGAACCGGCGCCCATGATCAGGTGCACCTCGTCAATGAACAATACGATTTCAGGCGAACGCTTGAGTTGTTCGATCAAGGCCAGCACTTTCTCCTCGAATGCGCCGCGGTACTGCGTGCCCGACATCAACGCGCCGATGTTCAATTCGAGGAACCGGTAATTACTGAGCATGCCGCCCATGGCGCCCTGGGCCCCTGCCAGCGCCATGCCCTCGATGATCTGGGTCTTTCCGACACCCGCCTCACCCAGCAGCATCACATTGTTTTTGCCCTTTCGGGCGAGAATCTGGAGAATTTCGAATATTTCCTCATCTCGTCCGATGGCGGGTTCCAATTTGCCCTCACGGGCGGCCTGCGTCAGATCCCGCGTAATATTTTCAATGACCAAGCCGCCGGGCGTTTCGGCGCGATCGGCCGCGGGCGCGGCATCTTCCCGAAACGCCGGCGCGGGCGCGGCGCCCTGGGGTTGTGCAGGAGAAGGCGGATGCGTCATGGCCCGGGGTGGCGGCCCCAGCGGCGCCATCTTGAGTAGTTCATTCCGGAGCAGTTTGAGCAGTTCTCCGCGCGGGATCTGCATGTTGTCCATCACGCGGCTGGGGGCGCTCTGGGGATCGCCAAGAATTGCGATGAGCAAGTGCCCGGACCGCGCAGCGCCCTGCCGCATGCGATCCGCCAGTTTGGATGCGTTGCTAAGCGCATTCGCACAGCGCGGCGTGTAAAACAATTCTCCGCTCATGGCATTGGTAGCGCCCCGCCACCCCTGACGGCCCACTTCGCGAGCCACTTTCTGAAGATCGCCGAGATGGCGCTGCGCAAAGGCCGGCGGAAGCAGTTGCGGCGAGTCTATAATGGCGTCAAACAGGTGGTCCACCCCGACGAACACATGATTCCGCTGGCAGCAAATCGCCGCGCTATCATCCAGCAACTTACCGATTTCCGAGGAAACTTTTACCTGCACCGCAGGCCCCTTTCATGCGCCGTTTTGATTCGGCGGTCCTTCCCACTGCCCGTCCCGTTCCTGCTCCTTCTCCGATTCCGCCTCATACCATCGGCGCCAATCCGCGGCATATCGCTTAATCCAATCCAAGGCGGCTTCCGCTCCCAAATCCCGATGCGCCTTTTCAGACTCGATCCACTTGTGCCGCAAAATTTCTTCCCGCTGGCGTTTCAACATCTCCCGCTGGCGTTGCTCGCGCCACTGGACAGCATAGAGGGCCAACCATTCGGATTCCGCTTCTTCCAAACTCACGAAACGCCCGCGTTCTTCCATGCACCGCGAACGATAGGCCTCAATCGCACGTAGTTCCGCCTTGCTCGACACATCCGACATCAGGAGCACCCACCCCCGGATTTGTCTGAAACCGGCTCCCGGCAAATTCCGTCCTTGCCATTACCGTCTATCACCTATGCCTCCTATCGCCGAAATGATAATATCCCAAGGCATGGGAAAAAGCAAACAATAAAAACGCTTTTTCTTTTCGCCGCCCCGACGCGCAACTATTTCAAAATTGACAGTAGTAGGGCGGTTGTGAAGAATATTACCGCGTTCTCGATCTTTGGATGAAAAAGGCAAGGGAGCAAGCCATGGCATTGACGGAAGCGGAACGGAGCGCGTTGCGCAAGCAGGCGGTAAAAATTCGGCGCGACATTGTGGACGTAACCGGCTGGGCAGGCGGATCGCACATCGGCGGATCGCTCAGCATGACGGATATCCTCACCATTCTCTATTGGAAATACATGCGCATCGATCCCGCGAATCCCGATTGGGACGACCGGGACCGGTTCGTGCTGAGCAAGGGCCACGGCGGGGTGGGACATGCGGTCGTCCTGGCCAACCGGGGCTATCTCGATCCGGAATCACTCAAGGAATTCAACCATTTCGGATCGAGTTACGGCATGCACTTGGACAGCCTCAAGGTCCGGGGGGTGGATGCTTCCACCGGCTCGATGGGCCATGGACTATCACAGGCGGTCGGCATGGCGCTCGGCCTGCGCCTGCGCAAGAAGCCCCAAACCGTCTATTGCGTGTGCGGCGACGGCGAGTGCAATGAAGGTTCGATTTGGGAGGCGGCCATGTCGGCATCGCATTACAAACTGGGCAACCTGATCGGATTTGTGGACCGCAACAGTCTGATGATTGACGGGCGCACCGAGGACATCATGAGTCTCGAACCGCTCGCGAAGAAGTGGGAGGCGTTCGGCTGGAAAACGCGGGAAATTGACGGACACGACTTCGATCAGTTGGCGAACGCCATCGAGGAAGGTCTCGCATACAAGGAAGGGCCGTTCATGATTGTGGCAAAAACGGTCAAGGGCAAGGGCGTTGATTTCATGGAAAACGAAGCGGCATGGCATTACGGCGGCCTGAGCGCCGAATTGATCGAAAAGGCCAAAGCATCCATCGGGACCGGGGAGTAATCGGACATGAGCAAAGAAGGATTGACTTGGACCGTTTACGATGCGGACAAACTGAGCCAAGCCGAAATCTACGGCCTCACGTTGTGCGACCTCGGCGAGGCGTATCCGGAAATCGTCGGCCTGTCCGCCGACCTCGCAAAGTCAACCAAAATCGGCGCTTTCGGCAAAAAATTTCCTGAACGCTTTTTCAATTTCGGCATCGCCGAGGAAAACATGTTTGCGGTGGGCGCCGGCATGGCCAAAGTGGGCCTTACGCCGTTCATCTCGACCTTCTCGGCGTTTGCCTCGATGCGCGCCTGCGAATTTCTTCGGACAGACATCTGCTATCAGCGGCTGAACTGCAAAATCATCGCGACGCACGGAGGCACCTCGTTCGGTCCCGCCGGCGCCACACATCATGCCATCGAAGACCTTTCGATCGTGCGGGCGTTTCCAAACCTCACGGTCATCGTTCCCGCCGACGGCATCGAGACGGCCAAGGCCGTCCGCGCTTGCATGGACATTCAGGGACCGGTCTACATTCGCATTGGACGGGGCTTCGAGCCGCGCGCCTATGATTCGGAAGATTACCATTTCGAAATCGGCAAGGCGGTCGAGATGCATCCGGGCACGGATATCACGGTGATAGCGTGCGGCGTATCGGTGCTGCACGCCGTCCAGGCCGCGAAAATCCTGAAGGAAGACGATGGACTCAGCGTGCGCGTTTTGAACCTGCACACGATCAAGCCGATCGACAAGGAAGCCATCCTGAAGGCCGTGGTTGAAACGCGCCGCATTGTCACGTTTGAAGACCATAACGTCATCGGCGGCATGGGCACGGCCGTGGCGGACGTCATCGCGGAAAGCGGGAAGGGTTGCGCATTCCAGAAAGTGGGCATTCCGGATGAATTTACCGTGATTGGCTATCCGGAAGACGTGCACAATTATTATAAAATTGACACGGACGGCATCATTGAGAAAGTCCGGGAAGTCATGGGCAGGGATTTTGAGGAAGACGAAGACTGGGAAGACGAGATATAGAAGCGGTTGGCCCGCCACCACAAAGACACGCTGTCACAAAGCATGCAGGCCTTTGAAATTACGGTGTATGAAGATACGCATAAAATCCTTTGTTTCTTTGTGACTTTGTGGTTCGAGCGAAGACGTCTGGCAAGGAAACGGAAAAACTGCTATGGCAAGAGAACGTGATCTATTGGCATCGAGAATCATTTTCCGGGCGGTGTTGCCGGTCGTGAAGGTGATGTTGGAAGACGACGCGAAAATGCGACAGATGTTCGATGGCGTCACAGGCACGATTCAATTTGCCGCCAAGGATGAATCGGGACCGGTGGGCGGGTATTTGCATTTCAACAACGGCGAATACCGCGTCGTTCCGGAGATTGCAGAAAAGGCGGATATCACATTTTCGTTTTCAAGCGTGGCGAAGATGAACGCCATGTTTGCGGGCAAGCCGGTATTGCCGCGCATTCGTGGATGGTCGAACTTCAAACTGCTCGTCAAGACGTTCAAATTGCTGTTGGCATTGAAAATTCTCATGCCGAACGTGTTGCCCAAGACGCCGGAGGGCAAAGCGCTCAAGGTCAAGATGACGCTGCACATGGTGGCCGTGGCCTTGAGCCAGATGAACAAGGCCGGCGATCCGGACATGGTCAAATGGACCACCAAACAGCCGGAACGCATTTACCAGTGGTCGTGCGAACCGGAAGGCATCGCCTGCTATCTTCGCGTCAAGGCCGGCAAGACCAAAGCCGGGCGAGGTTATTACACGCGCCGGAAACCTTTCGTCCACATGAAGTTCAACGGCGCCGACGCCGCCTTGAAAGTCCTCTCCAACAGCGTGGATACCGTACAGGCCATCGCGCAGGGCTACGTCGTCAATGACGGTTCCCCGGAATATGGCGGCCAGATAGGCGACTTCATGCAGCGCGTCGCCGCACTGGTATCGTAATTCCCCTTTGCGGCAACCCCGGCGGCACCGGGTTCAGGAGTTTGGAAGGAACCAAAGGAACGGACGCCATGCGACAGAAAAGGCGGAAAGAGATCATGAAAGGCAAGCAGGACCTGACTCCCGAGCAGGTAGATATCATCGAAAACGCCTACGCGGAGAGCCTCGACGAAATTGACCGCGAAGACACAAGCCATGTTCTGGCGAAGGAAGCCAAGGGACGCCAAAAGGCTGAATCGTTGTTGCGGGAAGTCCGCTGGAAACACCTTGGCCGCCAAATTCTGCTGCTTTACGATATGCTGAAAGCCTGGTGGCGGAAGGAATTCGACGTGCCCTGGAAGACGGCGGCGGCCATCACGGCGGCCCTGCTCTATTTCATCAATCCCTTCGACATTGTGCCGGATTTCCTTCCCGTAGTAGGATACTTGGACGATGTCGTGGTGGTCGGCGCTTGTTTGAAACTGATTCAGAGCGATTTGCGATCGTTCGCGAAATCCCGCGGATTGGATCTCGCGGATTTCGGACTGTAAACAGGTTGGCGGGTTGTTTTTCGGTTTGCCCGCCCTGCAGGAGCACTCAAGAAGGAGAATGGCGTCAATGGCAAAGATGGACATGGGGCTGATTGGATTGGCGGTCATGGGCGAGAATCTCGTCCTAAACATGGAATCCAAAGGATTCAGCGTGGCGGTGTTCAACCGCACGGTGTCAAAAGTGGACGACTTCGTGAACGGCCGCGGCAAGGGGAAAAACATCGTGGGCTGCCACAGCATCGAGGAGTTGTGCGCCAACTTGAAAACACCGCGCAAGATCATGCTGATGGTCAAGGCCGGAAAGGCCGTGGACGATTTCATCGAACTTCTGCTTCCGCATCTCGACCCCGGCGACATTGTGATAGACGGCGGCAACAGCCATTTCCCGGACACCATTCGCCGCACGCAATATCTTGAAGGCAAGGGGTTCCGGTACATCGGCACGGGCGTTTCGGGCGGCGAGGAAGGCGCACTCCTTGGCCCCTCGATTATGCCCGGCGGATCGCCAAGCGCGTGGGAACACGTAAAGCCCGTATTGCAGGCGATCGCGGCCAAAACGGCCGACGGCACGCCGTGCTGCGACTGGGTCGGCGAAGGCGGCGCGGGCCATTTCGTCAAAATGGTCCACAACGGCATCGAATACGGCGACATGCAGATGATCTGCGAAACTTACCATCTCATGAAACAGGCGCTGGGCATGTCGAACGCCGAAATGCACAAAGTCTTCGCGGAATGGAACGCGGCGGAACTCGACTCGTATCTCATCGAAATCACGCGCGACATTCTCGGATACAAGGACGAGGAGGGCAACGAGGTTGTTGACCTCATACTCGACACCGCGGGCCAGAAAGGCACGGGAAAGTGGACCGTCATCGCCGCGCTCGACGAGGGCCAGCCGTTGACGCTCATCGGCGAGGCGGTCTTTGCGCGGTGCCTGTCGGCCATCAAGGAAGAGCGTGTCGCGGCCGCCAAGGTGTTCAAGCCGGTGGACGCAAAATTCGACGGCGACAAGGATGCGTTTGTCAACGACCTGCGCAAGGCCCTCTATGCATCGAAGATCGTGAGTTACGCGCAAGGCTACCAACTCATGCGCGCCGCCGCAAAGACCTACGGATGGAACCTCAATTATGGCGGGATCGCGTTGATGTGGCGAGGGGGGTGCATTATCCGCAGCGCATTCCTCGGCAAAATCAAGGAAGCGTTCGATCGCAATCCGGAACTCGGCAACCTGCTCATGGATCCCTTTTTCAAGAATGTCGTGGAAGAGGCGCAACCTGCCTGGCGCCGCGTTGTCACGACCGCCGTCACGCTGGGCATTCCGGCGCCGGCCCTCGGGTCGGCTCTTGCCTATTTCGACGCCTACCGAAGCGAACGGCTGCCGGCCAATCTCCTGCAGGCGCAGCGGGACTACTTCGGCGCGCATACCTATGAGCGCGTGGACAAGCCCCGCGGTGAGTATTTCCACACCAATTGGACCGGACGCGGCGGTTCCACATCCGCTTCCACCTATGTAGTCTGAACCATCAACAGACGGCAGGCACACGCGCCGAATGAGAGGATGATTACGGCGTTTCATCGCGTCTGCCGAAGACCCGCGGTTTTTTCCGCCTTATGGAATTGATCGCGGCATGTGGTACTCTGGCCTCGTGATGAATAAGCCCATGATGGTAATAGGATGCGCGGTCTGCGCATTGGTTCTGGCCGGTTGCGCGCAACCCGCACAGCCGATCCGGCTCCTGAAATCCGCCGCCGGATACAATGTCGCGATCATCGTGATTGACGCGCTGCGCGCGGACCACGTGGGCGCGTATGGTTATCATCGCAACACGACGCCCTTTTTGGATTCCCTGGCCGCGCAGGGACTTGTGTTCGAGCGGGCCTCCTCGCATTCGACTTTCACGCGCGAATCCGTTTCGGCGATTTTATCCGGCGTGTTGCCCTCGGAAAATCCCGTGGGCATGGGATGGTTTGCCAAGCCCGATCCGGATCGGAAAAACATCGCGGAACTTTTTGCCGAAACCGGCTATCGAACCGGATTTTTCTCGGATACGCCGGTCTTCGAGGAGCCGGTTTTCGCGAAAGGGTTCAGCGATTACGAACGACTGCCGACGCCGTGGGGCGCAAGCGGATCGGGCATGGACTTGTCGAAACGCGCCTTGGCCTTCACGGGAAACGCATCGGACAAACCGTTCATGATGTACCTGCATTACCTCGACCCGCACGATCCCTACGAGCCGCCCGACGCGTTCTATCTGCGTTTCGCGAAAGAACGGTTTCCAAACCCCATCAATGTCATGCAGGAAGTACGGCCGGTCTGCCATGAGTTGATCAAGCAGGGATTCGGACCCGGAGAAGCGCGGTTTGACGACATGGTGCTGCGCTATGACGCCGAAATCGCCGAGCAGGACGCCGCCATCGAGGCGCTCTTCCGCGGGATGGCCCAACAGGGCGTGCTCGACAAGACCATCGTCATCATAACCTCGGACCACGGCGAGGAATTTCTCGATCACGATTTCGTGGAGCATGCTTGGACAGTCTATGAGGAGGTCCTGCATGTGCCGCTGATTCTGTGGCGGCCGGGCGTGGCGCCGGCGGGCCGGATAGCCGATCGCGTGAAACTGGTGGATCTCCTTCCGACGCTGACACGGGCGCTCGGCGTGCGTTGCGACCGGACGGATCTTGCGGGGGAAGCGTGGTTCGTCGAGCGCGACGGCCAATGGGTCTTTGCGCCGCCCTCAAAACCGATCATCGCCGAAATGATGCTTGAAACGCGCGGCAATGTCCGGGCGTTGATCCACAACGGCTACAAATACATCGCATCGCCGAAATGGTTGACCCCGGAAGGGTGCGCCGAGGCCACCAAACAGCAGAAACTGTGGATTGCGCAATGCCGCGTGGGAACCTTCGCGAAAACCGATCCCTTCGGCCCAACCGTGTATGAGGCGCTGTACGATCTTCGGGCCGATCCACGCGAAAAGAACAATATTCTGGCAAATAATCCGGCCCAGGCGCGTGAATTGAAAGCCATGCTCGACGCGTACGTGGCCGAATGCGCGAAACGGCCGCACCGATCGGAACCGCCACCGCCGGCCGAACTCACGCCCGAAATGCGAAAACAATTGGAAGATCTAGGGTATTTTTAATCTAATATCGTGCGGACTCGCCGATGAACAGCAGGGTTTTGCAGCGGCGGGAACAGGGAAGGGCCGGCATGTCCGGTGAGACAAAAACACGGCGCATCGAACGACGGGAATGGATCTTTCCCGCGGCGATAGCCGTGTTCTTTGTCTTGGCCGGCTCGATTCCGTATAGTTACGGCTACAGCCATGCGAAACCGGGCACGCGTTTCATGGGATTCATAGGACGCGGCGCCCTGCATTCCCACGGCTACAACATGTTCATCCGGCAGGCGCAGGAAGGGAATCATCTCTTCGAGAACAAACTGACGCCGGAACCGCTGCCCCGCCGGTATTTCCATCCCGAATATTGGATCGTGGGCAAACTCGCGCGCTGGACCGGCCTGTCGCTCGAAGCGATCTTTCATGTTCACCGCATCGCCGCCGTGCTTGCGCTGGTCTTCTCCATCTACTTCCTCGCCGCCCAGTGTCTCGACACCGTGTTCCAACGCCGGCTGGCATCGGGTTTGATCCTCTTCGGGGCGGGACTCGGATGGATCGGGTGGGCGTATAGGCACATGGGCTTGCCGGCGATTCCCCCCGGCCACGCCGCGCCGCCGATCGTCATGCGCGACATCGAGGGCGTGACCCATTTCGGCTACCTGATGAACAAGCCGCACTTCATGCTGGCAGGCGCCTTCATTGCGCTCGCATTCGCGTTCGCGGCGGCGGGCGAGCGCGAAAAACGAACGGGCCCGTTTGTCTGGTGCGGACTTTTCGCGCTGGCGAACGTCATGGTGCGCGCCTACGCGATTTTCGAGATCGCGCTGGTCTTTGCCGCGTTTCCGCTTGTGCTCAATGTCCGCGATGGCCGTTGGGACTGGTCCCGCATCGGCCGCTTCGCGCTGGCGGGTTCGTTTCTGGCGCCGGCCGTGGCGTACTACGCCTATCTGAGCGTGACGCACACCCTGGGCGCCGGCGGATACGAGGTTCCCCCTGGGCGTTTCCTCGAATATGCAATCTGGTACGGCATCCCGTTTCTGCTTGCGCTGTTGTATTTCACCGGTCCCGGCCACTTCCGCGCGATGGACCCCGCGCTGTTGCTCATGACTCTCTGGTGGATGTTCGGTTTTCTGATCGCGCAAGCCTACCCGCTGGTGCGCGCCGGCGAGGAATCCGCGTTTTATTCGTTCGTCATGGTTTCAGCCATTTTGGTCGCGGCAGGCCCGTTGCGGCTGGATTGGATGCCGCGCCGGACCGCCGCCCTGGCGGCCATTGTG
This region includes:
- a CDS encoding transketolase C-terminal domain-containing protein, which encodes MSKEGLTWTVYDADKLSQAEIYGLTLCDLGEAYPEIVGLSADLAKSTKIGAFGKKFPERFFNFGIAEENMFAVGAGMAKVGLTPFISTFSAFASMRACEFLRTDICYQRLNCKIIATHGGTSFGPAGATHHAIEDLSIVRAFPNLTVIVPADGIETAKAVRACMDIQGPVYIRIGRGFEPRAYDSEDYHFEIGKAVEMHPGTDITVIACGVSVLHAVQAAKILKEDDGLSVRVLNLHTIKPIDKEAILKAVVETRRIVTFEDHNVIGGMGTAVADVIAESGKGCAFQKVGIPDEFTVIGYPEDVHNYYKIDTDGIIEKVREVMGRDFEEDEDWEDEI
- a CDS encoding transketolase produces the protein MALTEAERSALRKQAVKIRRDIVDVTGWAGGSHIGGSLSMTDILTILYWKYMRIDPANPDWDDRDRFVLSKGHGGVGHAVVLANRGYLDPESLKEFNHFGSSYGMHLDSLKVRGVDASTGSMGHGLSQAVGMALGLRLRKKPQTVYCVCGDGECNEGSIWEAAMSASHYKLGNLIGFVDRNSLMIDGRTEDIMSLEPLAKKWEAFGWKTREIDGHDFDQLANAIEEGLAYKEGPFMIVAKTVKGKGVDFMENEAAWHYGGLSAELIEKAKASIGTGE
- the glgP gene encoding alpha-glucan family phosphorylase; this encodes MPHVATYTVVPKLPPRLDALLSIANNLWWCWDPEAIELFIRVDRELWIDCNQNPRQLLGQVSQTRLDALARDDSFLAHLDRVADRLNKYMHSNTWAEKNPNAPEGFGVAYLSLEFGLHESISIYSGGLGLLAGDHLKSASDLGMPLVGVGLLYREGYFTQYLNADGWQQERFPQNDFYNMEIERELDASGRQMTIEIEYPERVVKARIWRCQVGRVPLYLLDCDFDANHEDDRELTARLYQGDRDMRIRQEIMLGMGAVKTMRALGLKPTVYHMNEGHAAFMTLQRIHDLVQKEGLTFRQAAEAVKTGSVFTTHTPVPAGNDMFAPEMIAHYFSKYCADVGISMDELLALGRQNPRDPREPFCMTVLAIKLSTFSNGVSKLHGEVARAMWMRIWDGIPVNEVPVTSITNGVHIPFWISRDLAILYDRYIGPEWISNPDDQTVWKRIDDVPDAELWRTHERRRERLVSFARRRVVAQMQHRGAPSAEVAAANEALDAEVLTIGFARRFATYKRATLLLMDEERLVRLMTNEHQPVQIIIAGKAHPQDSQAKELIRRIIHFARRPEIRNRLVFIENYDINVARYMVQGVDCWLNTPRRPLEASGTSGMKAAANGALNISVLDGWWCEAESLGENGWSIGRGEAYSDPNEQDHVESEALYEILEKEIVPMFYERARDGLPRRWIARMKNAIRTICPIFNTNRMVQEYTERFYIPCTLRRNILRADKRKRSLALSAWKQKIETCWERVHFTHITTGPTENLAYGSSLDVTAEIYLDELDKDDVVVELYYGDLDPADHIPEGSTVEMRCTKELGERTWRFDGAIPCTKTGRLGFMVRAIPHHRDLANKHETTRIVWA
- a CDS encoding ATP-dependent Clp protease ATP-binding subunit; this encodes MLDDSAAICCQRNHVFVGVDHLFDAIIDSPQLLPPAFAQRHLGDLQKVAREVGRQGWRGATNAMSGELFYTPRCANALSNASKLADRMRQGAARSGHLLIAILGDPQSAPSRVMDNMQIPRGELLKLLRNELLKMAPLGPPPRAMTHPPSPAQPQGAAPAPAFREDAAPAADRAETPGGLVIENITRDLTQAAREGKLEPAIGRDEEIFEILQILARKGKNNVMLLGEAGVGKTQIIEGMALAGAQGAMGGMLSNYRFLELNIGALMSGTQYRGAFEEKVLALIEQLKRSPEIVLFIDEVHLIMGAGSTDGDSMDVANLLKPALARGELRCIGATTLNEYRKFVEKDPAIERRFQMVRVEQLSESATLQVLAKLRPSLENHHRVKISSRAIEAAVALTQRYMPNRNLPDKAIDVLDQACARYRLKVIAAANNPAMLQGTMLPGAGGQEKVTPHDIRKVVSQLTSIPIEEMTSQERLFLSDLERRLKQQLIGQDEAVSKAVAAVKQSRAGLADPNRPQGVMLFLGPSGVGKTQLAKLLADALFGSVNHLITFDMSEYTEEHTVSRLLGAPPGYVGADEEGRLSAAVRNAPFSILLFDEIEKAHPRIFDIFLPIFDEGRLKDSHGRDINFKNCFIILTSNIGAEILRRSESDADRKQLMEELRGHFRPEFINRIDEIIPFYPLLFEDVRSILQLSLRDLQNRLKEKNIGLRVYQRAYEHLAKEGYSPEYGARELRRAVSRLIISPVSDMMIDGKFQAGDTIHVVMEDGKLTFRKDAPSMNGGA